A single region of the Procambarus clarkii isolate CNS0578487 chromosome 59, FALCON_Pclarkii_2.0, whole genome shotgun sequence genome encodes:
- the LOC138353719 gene encoding uncharacterized protein, whose product MTAGNNPREFVRLLKILYKANGLPTFIIPEEVFNAPGSTPTTDPVEDADSTSDDDDSATAMQTSDPVRVPTAHKTLPPVTPTPATVPVTNHDITVNAATLSDILSAPAPYVSPAAAVPSPVSVTNSAAIDPWCDPIEGTYYAAPFCCSTYHCYSTSKNSTFKTSTFKYSTFKNSTPACQNPCSSLI is encoded by the coding sequence ATGACTGCTGGCAATAACCCCCGAGAATTTGTGAGGCTTTTGAAAATTCTTTACAAGGCGAATGGTCTCCCTACCTTCATTATTCCTGAAGAAGTCTTCAACGCTCCAGGTTCAACTCCAACAACTGACCCTGTAGAGGATGCCGACTCTACATCCGAcgacgacgattccgccactGCAATGCAGACTTCAGATCCTGTTCGGGTACCCACAGCTCACAAGACTCTGCCTCCTGTGACCCCCACTCCTGCAACAGTTCCAGTTACTaaccatgacatcactgtgaacgcgGCCACGCTTTCAGACATACTGTCGGCTCCTGCTCCATACgtttctccagctgctgctgtcccttcacccgtctcagtGACGAATTCCGCTGCAatcgacccttggtgtgaccctATAGAGGGTACCTACTATGCAGCCCccttctgctgcagtacctaccACTGCTACTCAACCTCCAAGAACTCaaccttcaagacatcaaccTTCAAGTACTCAACCTTCAAGAACTCTACCCCAGCGTGTCaaaacccctgctcttcactcatctga